The sequence below is a genomic window from Chanos chanos chromosome 16, fChaCha1.1, whole genome shotgun sequence.
CCAGAATTTTGTCATAAGGATGGAAATATGATGCTCATCCAACTCTCAAATAAATGGATTTATTTAATGATGGTCCACCCCATTCACAGTTTGGTTGGTACCTCAATTCTTGGGCCACGGTTCTGTTTGTATTATGGTTTGGCTAGACAGAAAactgagtttttctttctttttagttcAAATATATACGATTTTAACACGAAAAGAatcattttaatacaaacagcaacaaaaaaaaaatgagcgaAATCAAACTAATTGTCAGAAccttttattttaaggttttcCCTTCAGAAACTAAACTATAAGGAAACTAAACAATTATTTTAAGGCTCTTCTCCATGAGAATGAGCGAAATATATCTAAACATCAGTCACTGTACTTTGAGGTTTGTTTTCAAGAAAATGGAGACTTCAAAAAAAGACTAAACCCGAGCACCGATTATTTTAAAGATCTTCCTCTAGAAAGTAAGTATAAGAAAATTAACGTTGAACAACGGGACTGTCGCTCGAGCACGCCATTTCGGCAGTAAAAGCAACGCACGACGACCGCAAAATGACAGCCAACTGCTCTGACCTTCTTCAGATCAACGCACGactattttgttttggtttcggTACAGAACTGTTATGCCGCGattaaaactaaagaaaataAACCATATCTCTGAGGGCTGGATGAAGATAATTAATGAGGTTCGTTATCATAAAATAAAGGGTGCATTTTGTCTTCGTACATTGAAAATACTGTTACTGTCTGACACAATTTGAATACAGTGGGTGTAATGTTATATGTCACATGATTCTATAACGAAATATTCACCCTTAATAAAATCACATTAGAAAGAATCTAAAACatctacaggaaaaaaaaacaaaagaaacaaagaaaacacaaacacaaaaacatcataCGAAACATACCACGAGGCGGGGTAAGCTCAATGTTGTTAATTTCACAGAAGCCCACAGGAAAAATCGAGGGAGAGGTGGAATGGTAGCAGAACCAGTCGGAACCATCTGCGGCCTCAGAGCCATCAATACCAATCATGAGGTATCCATCTGCCAGGACCTGGGAGAAGGATAGAGATTAGCAGAGTGAGTGATGACTCAGAGACGACTGCCAAAATGCACTTCTTACAGGTGAGTATAAAACATGTCTCTGAATCTTAATCTTAAACTTTTGAAAAATTATGTCTTTCAGTGCGAAGTTAAACGAAAGACAGTTATGTCGGCACTAAAATCACAAACGATTCCTTACATGCCTAGAAAAGTCAAGGAGGATTCACAAGCACCGCTGTTCCTCCGAAACTTGCATATCTAGCGGTAAAACCCTCTGCTGAACCAGCATTACAACTTGTTCGTCATCTTCTTGGTTCAAATATCCAATGTCACCCCATCCTACTTCATTCTTTATAGGAGAAAGGGGAGGAACCTCTTAAAAGCTCAGGTTTGACCATGTTGAGTGGATATCAGGCGTGAAAGAAGGTCTCACCTTCCTTACGGTGGCGACGCAAATGGCAGAGAGATTCAGCGGATCTATGGCCTCCAGTTTCATCCCTTCTTTGAACCACTCTCCGCTTTGATCCACATCTTTTACCTGAAAGAGTACCAGTCTGCGTTCAACCACCAAGCCACCAATTATTCAGCATTGGTCAAATCTACGAATGTTTCTGTTGAAAACTTTTAACCCCAAATCAAAAAAAACGCTACCAGCAGTGTCAGCATTTACTCTGAGCATTTAAAATTTTCATAACATACTATCATGTGAATTGTACcctttaaataaacagaaagttAAGCATATTATTTGCATTACTTAATTCACCTTATGTGCATATGTAACACCAGTGACATGGCCAACGATTGGTGCAAATAAAAACGATATGTCCAATCACTGACCATTTAActgcaaggtaaaaaaaaaaaaaagaatgtagaTGCTAAACATTTTAGTCAGTATGGATGTCAATGACAAACGGTGTTGGTGTTAACAGGGCATTACTCTTCAGACTCGTAATCTTAATGCACATATGAGTGATATCTAATCAACTGTTTAAAATTTATTCAGTCCTGAGTAAGGGATTTTGATATTACCTTGGCGAAAAGTTGCCCTGGGGCATCTGTTTGACCTTCCAGCTTCTTCGACATATCTGAAATGATATTTCTCCATTCTTGGTCATGTTGATTTTCTGGTCATGACAATAACATAGCGTATAAAGTGAAAGCCATAATTCGATATTTGGCATATTGAATTATAAAACAGTCAATAATTAAAGATATCTTATAATCTGAAACATCAAGATCTTAAGAAAATCGCCTCATTTCTCTTTGAACAGGCACTGTCCACTCATAACCAAAAACGGACCAGGGCATCAATTGTTGATCACCTAATTTAATGTTCCGTTTTATGGTCTTGGAAGTGGACTTGCATTATAACTAATGACAGAAGCACACAATTTAAGATTGCTTAAGCTTGTTCTTTGCTTTGCCAAGTCGTTACTGATCagacgaaaacaaacaaataaaaggaaTTAAGGCTCAAAGCAACGGTAAAGCAAAGCACCAGTTTTTCCCTATAGTTTGTGCTATGTGTCTTACACATTTAATTAATAGATATGATAACACATTTGATTAATTCATTCTCTTCGGAGATAATCATTGAGGTTAAGTGGAAGAGGCTGACCAGATCTTTTGAATCGGTGACCGATGCTGCGGGACCAGCCGATGCTATGGATGAGGGGACTGTACATGTGACACCAGAAGTCGTCCGAACCGTCCTCGCTCTCCTCGTAAACGAGGCGCAGCCGGCCGCCGATCACCTGCTCGACTAAAGCCACGCGCGTCCGACACAGGTGCGTTTTGTCCACCACCTCTACACGCATCAGCTTCTTAAAGGGGAACTGCATACTTTCCTGAACCTGTGGGCGGTAGGCCAGGATAAACGGATAAATAAATATGGCAtgatttaggatttttttttttgtttgttttgttttttttacaccgTTAGGCCGTGAGCCATGATGAAAAGATAGAGGATTTTGTCGGTCCATAGAGAGGTTTGTTTAGAAAGTGCTTCAAAAATGAGGGccttttttaatttctgtctttctttctttctttctttctttctttcttttttttgtagacaGTCACCTTGGAGGAGAAATCAGGAGGGAGGGTTTTGGCGCCAGTGAGGCGTTTGACGAGGAACGCCTTCCAGTTGGTCACTTTGTGCTGAATGGCTGCacaagagagaagaggataTCAGATCAGAGACACACTTTATTTTCATACCTGCCTAATTCCAAAGAACACCACCCTCTTCCTGCTGGTAACCAGACCAAACCAGACCTCTTCTGTTCATATATCTACATATGATTTTCTCCTACAGTAAATACACAGTCAAACGACAGTCGCATGCGTTCACAGACGAAAGTTAAATTTCACATATGTTCTATTCACAGTTAAGTTTAAGTCTGACACATATTTAACGTCAGGATTTTAGCTATTATATGGTCCATCTTTTCTATGTACCTAAAGGTGACTACAAATATCAGAGAGATGTAATACCCTGTGGGGTCGGGGTAGGGCTTTGGGTTTGGGGTTTGGGGATGGGGACTTACATTTGGGAGGCACCAGGGGTTTTCCCCCCGACGCACACCAGCCCACGGGGTGAATGTCCGGCACGCACAGGTTACGCCAGAAGTCGTGAGCGGAGTCATTGTCGAAGCCCTCGTATCTCAGTAAAGCCTTAAAACCTATAGAGCGAGAAAAACCAGACTGCCAGAGAACGTTTTCATGTCCGTGCGGTTCATTTAATCAGGGACAAGTCTCATTCAATTACTGTTTATTACAGTCATCAGTCTGACCATGTTACCGCATGTCATCGCTTATTTACATTCAGACTCCAAACGTTTcctaaaatgaatttttattcCGTATTATAAAGCACTGATTGAGCATTTTAAAGACATTATGTGACGAGTTAGGAGGATAATCAATTAATACTTCTAAATGCACTTgttacaaaatacaaactgaaaatatgtttgtacAAAAGGagtaaataaacagtttattttctcaataaataaattgtcattttccatttgcattAATTAGTAATTTAATAAAACCTTTACAATGGTATTGTTAGAGTTTATACATTTaaacatattatattatatttcttTTTACTCAGCAAATGCGCTTAGACTGCCAACAAAAGACGAccaagataaaagaaaaaaattccacaGCTTGAATGTCTAATCATTTGTGACATTCAAGACTTTGAAACTACTCTTTCAAAGCTCAAATTTCAAACTATTTGGATTATATTCTTTTTGCAAACATTTTTCCTACTATTTTTTGCTTCTATGCTCGACAGAACGACAAATCGCACAGAaagacaggggggaaaaaatgaggaTTAACTTACCCGCTAACTTGATGATGCTGGCAATCCAGTAAACCTTCATTGGTAGGCCGCTGTCAGAGTTGGGGAGTTCCACCCTCACTCCCTCGGTGATGTCATCCCACGACGTTCCCATGGGAACCTATAATGGCAGTTACAGTCAAAATTCATGTAAACAGGAactggtgggggaaaaaaaagagcccttttctcatttctgttataCTTACATGCTTAAAACAGCTAACTGGTGCACCAACCATGTCCCCGTTACCAATATAGCGCCCCCAGTCAAACCCTTCCACAGGGACAGCTGGGggataaaaagaagaaaagaaagaacacatttaaataatttggAAAAACAGCTTATAAATACAACCTGTTAACTTGTGCAGGCAACGTATTACATATCTAGATGGACTATTCCTACATTGGCTTCTGTTAATGCTTATAGACAGAAAATTTGATTGAACTCACCAGTCTTAGATTTCATCTGACTCTGCTGGTTAGCTTGATATTGAGCATATGCAGCTAATTTAGCCATTAATGGTTGTTTCTGTAGCACTTTTGCCTTTTTCGTTGGTGGTTTGCCCTGCAGAACATTAAATACAATTCCTAAGTCCTTTGATTAAGGCgttattacatcacaaacaaaccacataACCCAATCATTGTGTGTTATATGACAGTAGGAAActgatgtttgtctgttttgtgctAACTCCATtagtaaaaaataaatccaATTCCATGGCCACATTGTTTCATTAGCTAAAAGTTGTAAGCGTTGGTGTAAATCGGCTAGTTACAGTTTGTGCACTTGTAAGTGATTACGTCAGGGCCCTGATTGTGTGGTTACCTGGAGCCTGGCTAGAATACTCGCTTTTTTCGAATTGGACGAATAACTCCGTGAACAGGAGACACTGCAGAAGCGTTTGGTTTTGGAGTAAAAGGCGTCTCTAACACCCACCATGCCACACATCTCACATGTAGCTGAAgggagttgaaaaaaaaaagagaaacaggacaCATACGGTGAAGTAGTCCATGTAACGGATTCCCAACATTTAAGTGACACCATAAATGCAGCTGATAgactgttcattttattttacctaCGTTAATTCTAGCACTTCCACACAATTAAAACAGGTGTGATCACTAATAGAATTTTATTAAACCaaagatgcagaaaaaaaaaaaatcatctgtcaTTGCCATGTTCTCCTGCAGAAATCATTTTTGGCCTCATCCTGAGAAATGCAGAAGACCTTCAAAAGCACTCTCTCTGAACGCTAGCACCTTTAAAATAAGTCTGTGTTCTAACTACATTTGCATGTACTCaattagcagacacttttaccCGAAGCAACTTCCAAGAGAGGCGGAATACAACCCAAGCGTGTGACTAAACGTTTTGTCAGACTGACTAACCCATTCCAGCTTTTCCGTCGGGGTAAGTGTAAACCTGGCCGTTGGTCTTAATAATTGGTAGGCTGGAGGGGAGCGACGGGACCTCCTCATCGCTGTCTTCGGAGCTGGAGTTGCTACTGGACTCCTCGCTGCAGCTGTCATACCCATCGAACATCCCAAAAGAGTCCCGCCTCTTCCTTTCTGAACGGGCGCTGCGATCAGCCTATGGGAGAAGAGAATGGGGGCCTGTCAGACAGTTTGCAGTGCTGTTTATGAAAGTCTGAACTGCAAtagtcagttttgttttgtctgcagaGGAAAAGAATGTCAGCCTTGTCACGAAATATGGGAGCGAAGTTAACAGTTGAAGTGGCTGATTTGTTTCCACTGGTCTTGTCAACTTTGTACAGGTTAACAATATCAAGAAAAATATATCAAGTACCAGagtgttttagaaaaaaaaaaacttgccgTGCTGCTCAGATAGCAACCCAAAGTCCATGTAAAAACGCACAAAGAAATGGTTGCCCAAACCagccaaaataacaacatttttGCAACAGCTGTCTTATCTCTCTAGAATCAATGGCTGGCAGCTCTAGATTACCCTAGCGCTCTAGATCACTCTAGATCACCAACCTTAATTTGGAGAATTCAGCACACTAACTCAACTACATCAAGGCAATCTGTGGACCCTACGCCTCTCCAAAGGAAATTATAAAACACGCTTATTATTATATCTACAAAATCTACTAGGGATCTGCTGGTGTTGTTGGCACAGTGACAAGAGTCTGAAAATATATCAGTTCTGTACTGatgaaagaatttttttcctaataacagacaaagacaaactgaTTGAAAGaatacagcaggaaaaaaaaaagctgtgctTTTCATGTCTTGATTGAACGCACTGATACAACATACGTCATCTATTGGAAAACAGAATGTGAATTTCTGGGATCAGCCCTTTTTGAGAATGAGTATAAACTTTGTAGATACAAGAATCTTTTCTTCTCAACATAGGTTTATGGGAGTGAATCATACTGTGATCAAAAGGAGATCAGAAGAAGAGTTGTTCTCAAGAGAACCACTTCAAAAGACTGTGGCGTCCATTAATCCATGGTCAGGCACATGGTGTACAAATGAAGACAATTCGCTGCCTCTGTTTTTGTACAAAAGAGTAGTCATCCACCAAAATCATCCACAGAGCAGGGTACACAATGCTCCAGGAGGTTGCAATGAACCCCACGGTGAAGGTCGAAGATTGGCAGGCTTCACTCCCACTGGTTCCACCAGTCACTAAATCTATGGCTTCACAGCAAATGTCAAATCATCGTGCTTATTAAATATGTGTCGATTTGCCATTTCTGTGTAtaatttaattgtttattgAAGCAGTTTGCCTTTCTGTGTTATTGGATAAAGATCAAGTCACTTGTTTGCTCCTTTGGAAACACAACTGAACTCACAAGTTGGATTCAGTTTgtgactttttctgtcttcctttctttttctttctttttttttttaacgaaagTACTCTCAGTCTCTGGATTCGAAACAAAATGAATATCTGTGGTTTGCAGAGAGGAAGGCAGTTCAAGATTCCATTGAATATGCCT
It includes:
- the LOC115829597 gene encoding MBT domain-containing protein 1-like; amino-acid sequence: MFDGYDSCSEESSSNSSSEDSDEEVPSLPSSLPIIKTNGQVYTYPDGKAGMATCEMCGMVGVRDAFYSKTKRFCSVSCSRSYSSNSKKASILARLQGKPPTKKAKVLQKQPLMAKLAAYAQYQANQQSQMKSKTAVPVEGFDWGRYIGNGDMVGAPVSCFKHVPMGTSWDDITEGVRVELPNSDSGLPMKVYWIASIIKLAGFKALLRYEGFDNDSAHDFWRNLCVPDIHPVGWCASGGKPLVPPKSIQHKVTNWKAFLVKRLTGAKTLPPDFSSKVTESMQFPFKKLMRVEVVDKTHLCRTRVALVEQVIGGRLRLVYEESEDGSDDFWCHMYSPLIHSIGWSRSIGHRFKRSDMSKKLEGQTDAPGQLFAKVKDVDQSGEWFKEGMKLEAIDPLNLSAICVATVRKVLADGYLMIGIDGSEAADGSDWFCYHSTSPSIFPVGFCEINNIELTPPRGYTKLPFRWFDYLRETGSVAAPVKLFNKEVPNHGFRTGMKLEAVDLMEPRLVCVATVTRIVHRLLRIHFDGWEDEYDQWVDCESPDLYPVGWCQLTGYQLQPPAVQASREHPLSVTKQRKKSQQYKGQKKKETRQMKEEAADPDEFTFLQGASDLESNGFIKQEP